In the Naumovozyma dairenensis CBS 421 chromosome 4, complete genome genome, one interval contains:
- the RRP6 gene encoding exosome nuclease subunit RRP6 (similar to Saccharomyces cerevisiae RRP6 (YOR001W); ancestral locus Anc_6.25): MSSSSIDQTGTPPTAAGANEKQSPKDQLLPQVVQTVRASVALAAQDVDFYRSMDKTTAKTLKETTSQLADMINSVLLAVDENSETLDGTKENLEDNWKDFSNLMDNLLEKSDRSMDMLLRSKNTNTNNSNMQYLDEYSGRDDTSSKRRAIGKPQLEFDVPVDNTETHPFIPLLKSKPNALKSLDESIQLLPVDENVPEHYAQPYEYEIDNQPYNDKILQLSDPIPSQPWMETTAIWVDTPESLQSMIKDLNNCTEFAVDLEHHDYRTYYGIVCLMQISTRTQDYIVDTLKLRSHLQPLNEPFTNPQITKVLHGAFMDIIWLQRDLGLYIVSLFDTFHASRALGFPKNSLAYLLEKFSNFKTSKKYQMADWRIRPLSKAMNSYARSDTHFLLNIFDQMRNKLVQDGKLAGVLKESRNVAKRRFEYVKYRPLITSSAVYSPIEKIDPWKTLMYQYNIPLAKELLLKELYQWRDKIARRDDESPRYIMPNQLLVSLVAYAPVEPAGVVSVSNMVTDHVRSNSKILANLIKNCLTKIKDTTDADSLILQQEQNQPGTSTTTTNVDLSEQLSIHQLNTLKSQFLSLYSKVNHIEGVTNNARNAEKKNSFLLCTDHMSFNDEDGKNFIKYSVSPDKKDKITTEELLKREEMFDQAMEQLQQVEYSIPIPENEIVVVESEQQEPSIPAANAEITTAVASRKKEDLDEIIVLKKTNRNKGKKRERKHSDDDDEGEIEVIDYSKMEKVLDNSNTKRNQNKNNNGNKRKRFDPYNVNNEGPRAPKKRKAMTRGKNVSFKR, from the coding sequence ATGTCTAGTTCCAGTATCGATCAAACAGGAACTCCTCCAACAGCAGCTGGTgcaaatgaaaaacaaagTCCAAAAGACCAACTACTTCCACAAGTAGTGCAAACTGTGAGGGCATCAGTAGCTTTAGCCGCCCAAGATGTAGATTTCTACCGTAGTATGGACAAAACTACTGCGAaaactttgaaagaaaCGACTTCTCAGTTAGCAGATATGATTAATAGTGTCCTTTTAGCAGTCGATGAAAACTCTGAAACTTTAGATGgaacaaaggaaaatttgGAGGATAATTGGAAAGACTTTAGTAATTTGATGGATAATTTATTGGAAAAGTCAGATAGATCTATGGATATGTTACTACGTTCCAAAAATACCAATACAAACAACAGTAATATGCAGTATTTAGATGAATATTCTGGTAGAGATGATACTAGTTCTAAAAGACGTGCTATTGGAAAACCGCAATTGGAGTTTGATGTACCCGTAGATAATACAGAAACTCATCCTTTTATACCGTTATTAAAATCTAAACCTAATGCGTTGAAATCATTAGATGAATCCATTCAATTATTACCTGTTGATGAGAACGTGCCAGAACATTATGCGCAACCATATGAATACGAAATAGATAATCAACCATATAATGACAAGATTTTACAACTATCTGATCCTATCCCTTCTCAACCTTGGATGGAAACTACCGCTATATGGGTTGATACTCCTGAATCATTACAATCTATGATCAAAGATTTGAACAATTGTACTGAATTTGCAGTCGATTTAGAACATCACGATTATAGAACATATTATGGTATTGTGTGTTTGATGCAAATTAGTACTCGTACACAAGATTATATTGTGGATACGTTAAAACTGAGAAGTCACTTACAGCCACTAAATGAACCATTTACGAATCCTCAGATTACAAAAGTTTTGCATGGTGCATTCATGGATATAATATGGTTACAACGTGATCTCGGTCTCTATATTGTTAGTCTGTTCGACACATTCCACGCATCAAGAGCTTTAGGATTTCCTAAGAATAGTTTGGCATATCTCTTAGAAAAATTCTCTAATTTTAAAACTTCcaagaaatatcaaatggCTGATTGGAGAATAAGACCATTATCGAAGGCAATGAATTCTTATGCAAGGTCGGATACTCATTTCCTTTTAAACATTTTCGATCAAATGAGAAATAAATTGGTGCAAGATGGTAAACTAGCAGGTGTACTTAAAGAATCAAGAAATGTAGCTAAAAGAAGATTTGAATATGTTAAATATAGACCACTCATTACCTCATCTGCTGTTTATTCaccaattgaaaagatcGATCCATGGAAAACCTTAATGTATCAATATAACATACCATTAGCTAAAGAATTGTTATTAAAGGAGTTATATCAATGGAGAGATAAAATTGCAAGAAGAGATGATGAATCACCGAGATATATTATGCCTAATCAGTTACTAGTATCATTAGTTGCATACGCTCCTGTGGAGCCTGCAGGTGTTGTATCTGTGAGCAATATGGTTACCGATCATGTTAGATCTAATTCTAAAATCCTAGccaatttaataaagaattgtTTGACCAAGATAAAAGATACTACTGATGCTGATAGTTTGATtttacaacaagaacaaaaccAACCTGGAACGTCAACAACGACAACTAATGTCGATTTGTCTGAACAATTAAGTATTCATCAATTGAACACCCTGAAGTCTCAATtcttatcattatattccaAAGTCAATCATATAGAAGGCGTGACGAATAACGCTAGAAACGctgagaaaaaaaattcatttcttttatGTACTGACCATATGtcatttaatgatgaagatggaaagaattttataaaatattcaGTATCACCTGATAAGAAAGACAAGATCACCACCGAAGAACTGTTAAAACGTGAAGAAATGTTTGACCAAGCTATGGAACAATTACAGCAAGTTGAATATTCTATCCCAATACCAGAGAATGaaatagtagtagtagaatcagaacaacaagaaccTTCAATACCTGCGGCGAATGCAGAGATAACGACAGCTGTAGCGTCAAGGAAGAAGGAAGATCTTGATGAAATTATAGTGCTGAAGAAAACGAATAGAAATAAGGGAAAAAAGCGTGAAAGAAAACatagtgatgatgatgatgaaggtgAAATTGAAGTTATAGATTATTCAAAGATGGAGAAAGTTCTCGATAATAGTAATACCAAgagaaatcaaaataaGAACAACAACGGCAATAAGAGGAAAAGATTCGATCCatataatgttaataatgaaggACCAAGAGCTCCAAAGAAGAGGAAAGCTATGACAAGGGGTAAGAATGTTTCCTTTAAAAGATAA
- the NPR2 gene encoding nitrogen permease regulating protein NPR2 (similar to Saccharomyces cerevisiae NPR2 (YEL062W); ancestral locus Anc_6.17) — translation MHNISNLNSINHFEGFMPIHTIFYSIFHPTEGTKVRYEFPPSNLAASDIHFDAIKNYIIPKKQLCNKLLTFKYANYRIVSYPITINSDFYARNFFSFNFVFVFPYDCETSPYEPAIARLGKMFKVLEEQNQILSKAENDPIYFKSDYTPYQPTLIIPTNNDNDGKRNKKLMKKENTIFSTRQQRSNSNRILEENSNSNSNSNSNSNGNENDNNYNTIEQYLNNNSRISVQDLIMRIYQDLNNYSECLIPIDDGNNVDIKIFPLLKPPPANSLSIEDVPMSLVDLTKITDVNWDPTMLKLIPFINGINDISKISKLSNSSPMLVIECIKHLIYYNCVIITDIFQFSNTYSTTSLISTFLTDPNMATLCQNYVVLPLGSKLTRLPFHIETETSVQSSSAYRHHHNRHEKTPSFGSSITSNNGRSSFSADDRKQSETSLNSSNDPSNSNLISTAHLPTKMSLFELYRSLNQRTDLKNWYKLNYTTIIENNIDIRKFIKFGIIKGLIYRCHSYPIVITPVVSAPESAKSTSPFVSSSGISSSVDSKQHTQKGPISRFPGLGSHVPSSGVRDTRDKLMKSFYEKLEKGKNHSKVSFSDKIAFQNDENDHSATSSDNDDKSKSQLTLKQRNILLDSISNMDNMDKICVKLGRPRSQIEEWLSEFGDYKVINC, via the coding sequence ATGCATAACATTTCAAACCTCAACAGTATAAACCATTTTGAAGGGTTTATGCCCATTCATACCATTTTCTATTCCATTTTCCACCCTACAGAGGGTACCAAAGTGAGGTATGAATTTCCCCCAAGTAATCTCGCAGCTTCTGATATCCATTTTGACGCAATTAAAAACTATATCATACCGAAGAAGCAATTGTGTAATAAATTGTTAACTTTTAAATATGCAAATTATAGAATAGTATCATATCCAATTACCATTAACTCTGATTTTTATGCTAGaaattttttcagtttcaattttgttttcGTGTTTCCATATGATTGTGAAACTTCACCTTATGAGCCTGCTATTGCTAGATTGGGTAAGATGTTCAAAGTATTGGAAGAACAAAACcaaattttatcaaaagCGGAGAATGATCCTATCTATTTTAAGTCTGATTATACTCCTTATCAACCAACTTTAATCATACCGAcgaataatgataatgacgGTAAGAGAAACAAGaagttaatgaaaaaagaaaatactaTCTTCAGCACAAGGCAGCAACGTAGCAATTCAAATCGCATACTCGaggaaaattcaaattcaaattcaaattcaaattcaaattcaaatggaaatgaaaatgataacaaCTACAATACTATTGAGCAATATctgaataataattctagAATATCAGTACAGGATTTAATCATGAGAATTTATCAAGATTTGAATAACTATTCAGAATGTCTTATACCCATAGACGATGGTAATAACGTCGACATTAAGATTTTCCCACTTTTGAAACCTCCTCCAGCGAACTCGTTATCAATAGAAGATGTGCCAATGTCGTTAGTAGATTTGACAAAGATCACTGACGTGAATTGGGATCCAACAATGCTTAAACTTATTCCATTTATTAATGGAATAAACGATATCTCTAAAATATCGAAATTAAGTAATTCATCACCTATGTTAGTCATTGAGTGTATTAAacatttaatatattataactGTGTTATAATAACtgatattttccaattttcaAACACATATTCAACTACAAGTTTGATTAGCACATTCCTTACAGACCCCAACATGGCAACATTATGTCAAAATTATGTAGTACTCCCATTGGGCTCTAAGTTAACAAGATTACCATTCCATATCGAAACTGAAACATCTGTACAGTCGTCATCAGCttatcgtcatcatcataatcgACATGAAAAGACACCATCATTTGGTTCATCAATTACGAGCAATAATGGGCGTAGCAGTTTTTCCGCAGATGATAGAAAACAATCTGAAACGTCATTAAATTCAAGTAATGACccatcaaattcaaatctcATATCAACTGCACATTTGCCCACCAAAATGAGTCTTTTCGAATTGTATCGTTCATTAAACCAAAGAactgatttgaaaaattggtATAAATTAAACTAtacaacaataatagaaaataaCATTGATATAAggaaatttattaaatttggtATAATTAAAGGCCTTATTTATAGATGTCATTCATATCCAATAGTGATCACTCCGGTTGTATCAGCTCCCGAATCGGCAAAATCGACATCTCCATTTGTGTCGTCATCTGggatatcatcatcagtaGATTCAAAACAACACACACAAAAGGGGCCTATCTCTAGATTTCCTGGTTTAGGTTCTCATGTACCTTCTAGTGGCGTACGTGATACCAGAgataaattaatgaaatcattttaTGAAAAGTTGGAGAAAGGgaaaaatcattcaaaagtttcattttctgaTAAAATCGCCTTCCAGAACGACGAAAATGATCACTCTGCCACATCAAGTGACAACGATGATAAAAGTAAGAGTCAGTTAACATTAAAACAGAGGAATATTTTACTAGATTCAATTTCTAATATGGACAATATGGATAAAATTTGTGTTAAATTAGGGAGACCTCGTTCACAAATCGAAGAATGGTTAAGCGAGTTTGGTGATTATAAAGTTATCAACTGTTAA
- the HSP60 gene encoding chaperone ATPase HSP60 (similar to Saccharomyces cerevisiae HSP60 (YLR259C); ancestral locus Anc_6.47): protein MLRSTAATLRQSLTLSRSLQSSSTIARSYSSFKVLKFGVEGRAALLKGVETLADAVSTTLGPKGRNVLIEQPFGAPKITKDGVTVAKSIVLEDKFENMGAKLLQEVASKTNEAAGDGTTSATVLGRAIFSESVKNVAAGCNPMDLRKGSQLAVEKVIKYLSEKKKEITTSEEIAQVATISANGDVHVGKLLASAMEKVGKEGVITIREGRTMEDELEVTEGMRFDRGFISPYFITDAKSGKVEFEKPLLLLSEKKLSSIQDILPALELSNQSRRPLLIIAEDIDGEALAACILNKLRGQVKVCAVKAPGFGDNRKNVLGDIAILTGSTVFTEELDLKPDQCTIEHLGSCDSITITKEDTVILNGNGSKENIQERIEQIKNSIDITTTNSYEKEKLQERLAKLSGGVAVIRVGGSSEVEVGEKKDRYDDALNATRAAVEEGILPGGGTALVKASRILDDIEVENFDQKLGVDIIRKAITRPAKQIIENAGEEGSVIVGKLTDEYGEDFAKGYDAAKGEYTDMLASGIIDPFKVVRSGLVDASGVASLLATTEVAIVDAPEPPAPAGGMPGGMPGGMPGMM from the coding sequence ATGTTGAGATCAACAGCCGCCACTTTACGTCAATCTTTGACTCTTTCCAGGAGTTTACAATCCTCGTCTACAATCGCCCgttcatattcatcattcaaAGTACTTAAATTCGGTGTTGAAGGAAGAGCCGCATTATTAAAAGGTGTAGAAACTTTAGCAGATGCAGTTTCTACTACTCTTGGTCCAAAGGGTAGAAATGTCCTAATTGAACAACCATTCGGCGCTCCAAAGATCACTAAGGATGGTGTTACCGTTGCTAAATCTATTGTCTTGGAAGATAAATTCGAAAATATGGGTGCTAAATTGTTGCAAGAAGTCGCTTCAAAGACTAATGAAGCTGCTGGTGATGGTACTACTTCTGCCACTGTCTTAGGTAGAGCTATATTTAGCGAATCTGTCAAGAATGTCGCTGCAGGTTGTAATCCAATGGATTTAAGGAAAGGTTCTCAATTAGCTGTCGAGAAAGTTATCAAATACTTGagtgaaaagaagaaagaaattacTACTTCTGAAGAAATTGCTCAAGTGGCAACTATTTCAGCTAATGGTGATGTTCATGTTGGGAAATTATTAGCTTCCGCTATGGAAAAAGTTGGGAAAGAAGGtgttattactattagAGAAGGTAGAACCATGGAAGATGAATTGGAGGTCACTGAAGGTATGAGATTCGATCGTGGGTTTATCTCTCCTTATTTCATTACTGATGCTAAATCAGGTAAAGTCGAATTTGAAAAACctttgttattattaagtgAAAAGAAGTTATCATCTATTCAAGATATTTTACCAGCCTTAGAATTATCTAACCAGAGTAGAAGACCATTATTGATTATTGctgaagatattgatggTGAAGCTCTTGCTGCCTGTATTTTAAACAAATTGAGAGGTCAAGTTAAAGTATGTGCTGTCAAGGCTCCAGGTTTCGGTGACAACAGAAAGAATGTTCTTGGTGATATTGCTATTTTAACTGGTAGTACAGTTTTCACTGAGGAATTGGATTTGAAACCTGACCAATGTACCATTGAACATTTAGGTTCATGTGATTCTATTACCATTACAAAGGAAGACACTGTTATTCTAAATGGTAATGGTTCCAAGgaaaatattcaagaaagaattgaacaaattaaaaattcCATTGATATTACCACGACAAACTCatatgaaaaggaaaaattacaagaacGTTTAGCTAAATTATCTGGTGGTGTTGCTGTCATCAGAGTCGGTGGTTCTTCCGAAGTTGAAGTTGGTGAAAAGAAAGATCGTTACGACGATGCATTAAACGCTACCAGAGCTGCTGTTGAAGAAGGTATCTTACCAGGTGGTGGTACTGCATTAGTTAAGGCTTCAAGAATTttagatgatattgaagTTGAAAACTTTGATCAAAAATTGGGtgttgatattattagaaagGCCATTACAAGACCAGCTAAacaaattattgaaaatgcCGGTGAAGAAGGATCTGTGATTGTTGGTAAATTAACCGATGAGTATGGTGAAGATTTTGCCAAGGGTTATGATGCTGCGAAGGGTGAATATACTGATATGTTAGCTTCTGGTATCATTGATCCATTTAAGGTTGTTAGATCTGGTTTAGTCGATGCTTCCGGTGTCGCTTCTTTATTGGCTACCACTGAAGTGGCTATTGTTGATGCTCCTGAACCTCCAGCTCCAGCTGGTGGTATGCCAGGTGGAATGCCAGGTGGAATGCCTGGTATGATGTAA
- the CIN8 gene encoding kinesin motor protein CIN8 (similar to Saccharomyces cerevisiae CIN8 (YEL061C); ancestral locus Anc_6.16) codes for MVEVPSSNISLSSINSTLSATSRQNNSRRIPQEQQKQSRRDPKEGEQEEEELNITVAVRCRGRNEREIKLKSSVIVTVPDINGSNEVSINTTDDVGITAQMNSKTYTVDKVFGPSANQQLIFDEVAEPLFLDFIKGYNCTVLVYGMTSTGKTYTMTGDEKLYNGELSESAGIIPRILFKLFDTLEMNQEDYVVKCSFIELYNEDLKDLLNDNNNSINNSKSNINKLRIFDSSTASNVNVPGSNASSRANSRNNSPRLNPSTSNVGTTNNNYLRRKLKSSRYSNPENSNIFTSNASSSVKNMTKNSFLSNSKNQTSNLNTNSNTRTNPPKLPTSSLETPPQDDNNNGIYIQNLQEFHISNAKEGLALLQKGLKYRQVASTKMNDFSSRSHTIFTITLYKEHQGTLFRLSKMNLVDLAGSENINRSGAINQRAKETGSINQSLLTLGRVINSLADRNNHIPFRESKLTRLLQDSLGGNTKTALIATISPAKVTSEETCSTLEYASKAKNIKNKPQLGSIISKDILLKNITTELSQVKSDLLSTKSKEGIYMSQEHYQKLMNELDNHKTEADESKRIIERLSSQNALLLKDKRTSNEVNELQRIKLSKFQDSINMLQEKIEIQNGKEQMLVSSVSKLQTSCDTFKKMIENYECQQIDVKSKIEQILEDDLLSLRNLLQDHQNKIKTLNSGTDFDIGSNLDMIQNEVIKMLGTTQEKAEKTYKQFIEGFLKQTPENFKKIGEDINDINIKIQNHHAAVAQNLSDISEEYNNLKQYLNENLFQNNHEDLINAHINSTSQTLTNSADVLFNTFKDMMNKHLESNRNLMLNSFKAATDEVINKEMELFIPRKKKWEESIDLINQCDSLNNGFQKEVTDGLSYTRSKITASINQMYDNSTRLKTEMSADNGGYNSINTKNVVEDNQIIRTQFNELARKNSIFQDNVENSLKCAVASVNNLNHLEDSIKMAVRDTRIKGGPTEGEVGVPFKKENGKEGPTKPGLQPLQPTNEIFLNSQQDQQHTTNGHGNYINKDNDNINHKSNNSGNVTIIKHSKKRQLEKIDEKNVSNKKITSNKG; via the coding sequence ATGGTTGAAGTtccttcttcaaatatatcattatcatcaataaattcaacTTTGTCAGCTACATCAAGACAGAATAACAGTCGAAGAATTCCccaagaacaacaaaaacaatcCCGACGAGATCCAAAAGAAGGTGAACAAGAGGAGGAAGAATTAAACATCACAGTTGCCGTACGTTGTAGAGGCCGTAATGAAAGAGAGATTAAACTGAAAAGTTCAGTAATTGTCACCGTTCCAGATATCAATGGATCCAACGAAGTATCAATTAACACCACCGATGATGTAGGTATTACAGCTCaaatgaattcaaaaacTTATACAGTGGACAAAGTATTTGGTCCCTCTGCAAATCAACAATTGatatttgatgaagtaGCGGAGCCTTTGTTTCTGGATTTTATCAAGGGTTATAATTGTACCGTGCTGGTTTATGGGATGACTTCTACTGGGAAAACTTATACTATGACTGGGGATGAAAAGTTATATAATGGTGAACTGAGTGAATCAGCTGGGATAATACCAAGGATTTTATTTAAGTTGTTTGATACTTTGGAAATGAATCAGGAAGATTATGTTGTTAAATGttcatttattgaattgtacaatgaagatttaaaagatttattaaatgacAATAACAACTCtataaataatagtaaGAGTAACATTAACAAATTAAGGATATTTGATTCATCAACAGCATCGAATGTGAACGTTCCAGGTTCAAATGCAAGTAGTAGAGCTAATTCACGTAATAATTCCCCTCGATTAAACCCATCCACTTCTAACGTTGGTAccacaaataataattatcttagaagaaaattgaaaagttcACGATATAGTAACCCAGAGAATAGTAATATTTTTACTTCTAATGCTTCATCATCTGTGAAAAATATGACAAAAAACTCATTTTTATCTAACTCCAAAAACCAAACTTCAAATCTAAAcacaaattcaaatacGAGAACTAATCCGCCAAAATTACCTACATCATCATTAGAGACTCCACCACAAgatgataacaataatggGATATATATCCAGAATTTACAAGAATTTCACATCAGTAACGCAAAAGAAGGATTAGCATTGCTTCAAAAAGGTCTCAAGTACAGACAAGTGGCCTCCACTAAAAtgaatgatttttcaaGTAGATCACATACAATATTTACAATAACACTCTATAAGGAACATCAAGGAACTCTATTTCGATTATCCAAAATGAATCTAGTAGATCTTGCGGGATCTGAAAACATAAATAGATCAGGTGCCATAAACCAACGTGCTAAAGAAACAGGATCCATTAATCAAAGTCTTTTAACTTTAGGTAGAGTAATAAATTCCTTGGCTGATAGAAATAATCATATACCATTTAGAGAGTCCAAATTGACTAGGTTATTACAAGATTCATTAGGTGGGAATACAAAGACAGCTTTAATTGCCACCATCTCACCTGCAAAAGTAACTTCTGAAGAAACTTGTAGTACTCTAGAATATGCATCAAAGGCcaaaaatatcaagaatAAACCTCAGTTAGGATCAATTATTTCAAAGgatattttattgaaaaatattacaacGGAATTATCCCAAGTTAAATCAGATCTGCTGTCAACGAAATCAAAAGAAGGGATTTACATGAGTCAAGAACATTaccaaaaattaatgaatgaattagATAACCATAAAACTGAAGCAGATGAATCTAAAAGAATCATTGAAAGACTATCATCTCAAAatgcattattattaaaagataAAAGAACCTCAAATGAAGTTAATGAGTTACAAAGGATcaaattatctaaattccaagattcaataaatatgttacaggaaaaaattgaaatacaGAATGGGAAAGAACAAATGTTGGTGTCGAGCGTTTCTAAGTTACAAACAAGTTGCGATactttcaagaaaatgatagaGAATTACGAATGTCAGCAAATTGATGTAAAGAGTAAGATTGAACAAATTCTGGAAGACGATCTATTATCCCTTCGAAATCTACTACAAGATcatcaaaacaaaataaaaacactCAACTCTGGTACCGATTTTGATATTGGTTCAAACCTAGATATGATTCAAAACGAAGTGATAAAAATGTTAGGAACTACCCAAGAAAAAGCTGAGAAAACATACAAACAGTTTATTGAAGGCTTCCTAAAACAAACGCCAGAGAATTTTAAAAAGATAGGAGAAGATATTAACGATATCAACATAaagattcaaaatcatcacGCAGCTGTTGCTCAAAATCTATCAGATATTAGTGAAGAGTACAATAATTTAAAGcaatatttaaatgaaaatttattccaaaataaCCATGAAGACCTTATAAACGCACACATTAATAGTACATCTCAAACCCTTACGAACTCAGCGGATGTATTATTCAACACTTTCAAGGATATGATGAATAAACATTTAGAATCCAATAGGAATTTGATGTTGAATAGCTTTAAAGCAGCTACTGATGAAGttataaataaagaaatggaaCTATTTATTccaaggaaaaagaaatgggAAGAGTCAATCGATTTAATAAACCAGTGTGATTCTCTCAATAATGGGTTCCAAAAAGAGGTGACGGACGGCCTATCTTATACACGGAGTAAAATAACTGCATCCATCAATCAAATGTATGACAACTCTACCCGTCTAAAAACAGAGATGTCTGCCGATAATGGTGGATATAATTCGATTAATACAAAAAATGTGGTAGAAGATAATCAGATAATCAGAACACAATTCAATGAGCTGGCACGCAAAAATAGTATATTTCAGGATAATGTTGAAAATTCACTGAAATGTGCAGTTGCTTCAGTAAATAACTTAAATCACCTGGAAGACTCAATAAAGATGGCAGTTAGAGATACCCGAATAAAAGGCGGACCAACGGAAGGAGAAGTAGGAGTTCCtttcaagaaagaaaatggaaaagaaGGTCCCACCAAACCAGGTCTACAGCCTTTACAACCGACGAATGAAATATTCTTAAATTCACAACAAGACCAACAACACACTACAAACGGTCATGGCAATTATATTAATAAGGacaatgataatattaatcaCAAATCCAACAATAGTGGTAAtgtaacaataataaaacacTCCAAGAAAAGacaattggaaaaaataGATGAAAAAAACGTGtctaataaaaaaataacctCCAATAAAGGGTAA